One genomic window of Salmo salar chromosome ssa12, Ssal_v3.1, whole genome shotgun sequence includes the following:
- the LOC106565470 gene encoding E3 ubiquitin-protein ligase DTX3L isoform X1: MSDVEDMDTSTTEMDRNNEVSGPEQQRTPYPSQIQIHVPTGTSSGPATVIQSQPQRSSVSQSAFTYKLFLQAEISEDVSEEDASSSARDTADRYSGTSGGGTPSATCVNIPSSDNDPDLYQADNDFKVKHPSAPLYDPRHFGNPQSSSSKETSVDSPAEGDNGSTRNKQSQRDQHSPINPQSTQDEDPDLYQAPLYDPRHFGNPQSSSSKETSVDSPAEGDNGSTRNKQSQRDQHSPINPQSTQDEDLNQAKDETEEKQTTGALDEATVYVSVEWPWKATLSWKSTLQKSLQSWFNNNFKKTECTVGRVNGNVAEVKIHPPSVVEDLLKQKETQVTFKDKAKTSATVRFHRAIPPAFIKLWNQSNCKPSSMEVLPPTSAHMPQDVKLPITVSASIDIGGYKPEVRAALLRHYHTTDHKLAVKGSFDEVNQIYRELTKIVRETETEPEADWNDNAEAAQSMTHNGMKTHEDPGQKEIGFPVPLIQFVYLNQAYRKEMEDIEKRNGVKISAEVKLSIKEDTQKTGRDFMLTKAHQEFSDFFQKRVVDLDSISTHLTPGDPGDLMNMLKNIQNEETRLVLNVSANGCVVFGPAQNIMAVNKAFGMKTTVMTFGMDHSSTEEASGFAGGPVSRSPKTPRMIGMDIKDPLLLHGLAMDQTHWDLMKSAFHEKITAIKNTFGVDFMEEKSPGKVKIKTRPTTSPAVSLESNAIRALMHLYQKVATSAMSFHLLDTTHAKTVGDKLEEIHPRHRCVWAGENYGPWRLIGLPQHLGPAVKELEMMLKRPMFKEDKHKIEFPGDRSSTGAATGGAVRDGGATGGPEDDNCPICMDRFINKMKLSCSHEFCTDCLEKAVEFSGPSCPLCKDVFGKVEGDQPEGTMKVSHDRYRSIPGYHGYGVIVIDYVIPSGKQTKKHSNPGKGFIGAHRTAYLPDNQEGNEVLKLLMRAFDQKLIFTVGTSRTTGTDDCVTWNDIHHKTNIDGGAQGFGYPDPDYLSRVKNELKAKGIE; this comes from the exons TTATTCCTTCAGGCAGAAATATCCGAGGACGTGTCTGAAGAAGACGCAAGTTCATCAGCCCGAGATACTGCCGATCGGTACTCTGGGACTTCTGGAGGAGGGACACCTTCAGCAACCTGTGTTAATATCCCAAGCTCTGATAAT GACCCAGACCTGTATCAAGCGGATAATGACTTTAAGGTGAAGCATCCCTCAGCACCCCTGTATGACCCCAGACACTTTGGCAAT CCTCAGTCATCCTCTTCCAAAGAGACGAGTGTGGATTCTCCTGCTGAAGGAGATAATGGCTCTACTAGAAACAAACAATCACAGCGAGATCAACATTCTCCCATCAACCCCCAAAGCACTCAAGATGAG GACCCAGACCTGTATCAGGCACCCCTGTATGACCCCAGGCACTTTGGCAAT CCTCAGTCATCCTCTTCCAAAGAGACGAGTGTGGATTCTCCTGCTGAAGGAGATAATGGCTCTACTAGAAACAAACAATCACAGCGAGATCAACATTCTCCCATCAACCCCCAAAGCACTCAAGATGAG GACCTGAATCAGGCAAAGGACGAGACAGAGGAAAAGCAGACCACTGGAGCTCTAGATGAGGCTACAGTCTATGTCAGTGTGGAGTGGCCTTGGAAAGCAACATTGTCATGGAAGTCTACACTTCAAAAAAGTCTCCAGTCGTGGTTTAATAATAACTTTAAAAAAACAGAATGCACCGTGGGAAGGGTGAACGGAAACGTAGCAGAAGTCAAGATACATCCCCCATCAG TCGTTGAGGACCTTCTGAAGCAGAAGGAAACACAGGTGACCTTCAAAGACAAGGCCAAGACATCAGCCACTGTGCGGTTTCACAGGGCAATACCACCAGCATTTATTAAACTCTGGAATCAATCAAACTGTAAACCCAGCTCAATGGAAGTCTTGCCTCCAACATCCGCACACATGCCACAGGAT GTCAAACTCCCAATAACTGTAAGTGCTAGCATTGACATCGGTGGCTACAAACCTGAAGTACGGGCTGCCCTTCTCCGTCATTACCACACCACCGATCACAAGTTGGCTGTAAAAGGGAGCTTTGATGAAGTGAaccagatctacagagagttgACCAAGATCGTCAGGGAGACGGAAACCGAGCCAGAAGCGGATTGGAACGATAATGCAGAAGCGGCACAAAGCATGACTCACAATGGAATGAAGACCCATGAAGACCCTGGGCAGAAGGAAATTGGCTTTCCAGTCCCACTGATCCAGTTTGTGTACTTGAATCAGGCCTACCGGAAGGAGATGGAGGACATAGAGAAAAGAAATGGAGTCAAAATCAGTGCAGAAGTGAAGTTGTCCATCAAAGAGGACACACAGAAAACAGGCAGAGATTTTATGCTGACCAAAGCCCACCAGGAGTTCAGTGACTTCTTCCAGAAGCGTGTAGTTGATTTGGACAGCATTTCCACCCATCTGACACCTGGGGATCCAGGAGACCTCATGAatatgctgaaaaacatccagaaTGAGGAGACCAGGCTGGTACTAAATGTGTCTGCCAatggctgtgttgtgtttgggCCGGCTCAGAACATCATGGCAGTCAATAAGGCTTTTGGGATGAAGACTACAGTAATGACATTTGGAATGGATCACAGCTCCACAGAGGAAGCATCTGGATTTGCTGGAGGACCTGTTTCGAGATCTCCAAAAACACCACGGATGATTGGGATGGACATCAAAGATCCACTTTTGTTACATGGGCTGGCCATGGACCAGACTCACTGGGATCTGATGAAATCTGCCTTTCATGAGAAAATAACAGCAATCAAAAATACATTTGGAGTGGATTTCATGGAGGAAAAGTCTCCAGGCAAGGTAAAAATTAAAACCAGACCTACAACATCACCGGcagtctctctggaaagcaacgcCATCAGAGCTCTCATGCACCTCTACCAGAAGGTTGCGACATCAGCGATGAGCTTCCACCTTCTGGACACTACCCATGCAAAGACTGTGGGGGACAAGCTGGAGGAGATCCATCCTCGACACCGCTGTGTCTGGGCAGGAGAAAACTATGGTCCCTGGAGGCTGATTGGCCTACCGCAACATTTGGGCCCTGCTGTCAAAGAGCTAGAGATGATGCTGAAAAGGCCTATGTTTAAAGAAGACAAGCACAAGATTGAGTTTCCTGGAGACAGATCCAGCACTGGAGCAGCCACGGGGGGAGCAGTCAGAGATGGAGGAGCAACAGGAGGGCCTGAAGATGATAATTGCCCCATATGCATGGACAGATTTATCAACAAGATGAAGTTGTCCTGCAGCCATGAGTTTTGTACAGATTGTCTGGAGAAGGCAGTGGAATTCTCAGGCCCCAGCTGTCCTTTGTGTAAGGATGTGTTTGGAAAGGTGGAGGGAGACCAGCCTGAGGGAACAATGAAAGTGTCACATGACCGTTACCGCAGCATACCTGGATACCATGGCTATGGCGTGATAGTTATCGACTATGTCATACCAAGTGGAAAACAGACG AAGAAACATTCCAACCCTGGAAAAGGGTTCATTGGGGCCCATAGAACAGCTTATCTCCCTGACAACCAGGAGGGCAACGAAGTGCTGAAGTTACTGATGAGAGCTTTCGACCAGAAGCTGATTTTCACAGTTGGGACCTCCAGAACCACTGGGACAGATGACTGTGTGACATGGAACGACATTCACCACAAGACCAACATCGATGGAGGGGCACAAGG TTTTGGTTACCCTGACCCTGACTACCTGAGCAGAGTGAAGAATGAGCTGAAAGCCAAAGGCATTGAATGA
- the LOC106565470 gene encoding E3 ubiquitin-protein ligase DTX3L isoform X5 — MDRNNEVSGPEQQRTPYPSQIQIHVPTGTSSGPATVIQSQPQRSSVSQSAFTYKAEISEDVSEEDASSSARDTADRYSGTSGGGTPSATCVNIPSSDNDPDLYQADNDFKVKHPSAPLYDPRHFGNPQSSSSKETSVDSPAEGDNGSTRNKQSQRDQHSPINPQSTQDEDPDLYQAPLYDPRHFGNPQSSSSKETSVDSPAEGDNGSTRNKQSQRDQHSPINPQSTQDEDLNQAKDETEEKQTTGALDEATVYVSVEWPWKATLSWKSTLQKSLQSWFNNNFKKTECTVGRVNGNVAEVKIHPPSVVEDLLKQKETQVTFKDKAKTSATVRFHRAIPPAFIKLWNQSNCKPSSMEVLPPTSAHMPQDVKLPITVSASIDIGGYKPEVRAALLRHYHTTDHKLAVKGSFDEVNQIYRELTKIVRETETEPEADWNDNAEAAQSMTHNGMKTHEDPGQKEIGFPVPLIQFVYLNQAYRKEMEDIEKRNGVKISAEVKLSIKEDTQKTGRDFMLTKAHQEFSDFFQKRVVDLDSISTHLTPGDPGDLMNMLKNIQNEETRLVLNVSANGCVVFGPAQNIMAVNKAFGMKTTVMTFGMDHSSTEEASGFAGGPVSRSPKTPRMIGMDIKDPLLLHGLAMDQTHWDLMKSAFHEKITAIKNTFGVDFMEEKSPGKVKIKTRPTTSPAVSLESNAIRALMHLYQKVATSAMSFHLLDTTHAKTVGDKLEEIHPRHRCVWAGENYGPWRLIGLPQHLGPAVKELEMMLKRPMFKEDKHKIEFPGDRSSTGAATGGAVRDGGATGGPEDDNCPICMDRFINKMKLSCSHEFCTDCLEKAVEFSGPSCPLCKDVFGKVEGDQPEGTMKVSHDRYRSIPGYHGYGVIVIDYVIPSGKQTKKHSNPGKGFIGAHRTAYLPDNQEGNEVLKLLMRAFDQKLIFTVGTSRTTGTDDCVTWNDIHHKTNIDGGAQGFGYPDPDYLSRVKNELKAKGIE, encoded by the exons GCAGAAATATCCGAGGACGTGTCTGAAGAAGACGCAAGTTCATCAGCCCGAGATACTGCCGATCGGTACTCTGGGACTTCTGGAGGAGGGACACCTTCAGCAACCTGTGTTAATATCCCAAGCTCTGATAAT GACCCAGACCTGTATCAAGCGGATAATGACTTTAAGGTGAAGCATCCCTCAGCACCCCTGTATGACCCCAGACACTTTGGCAAT CCTCAGTCATCCTCTTCCAAAGAGACGAGTGTGGATTCTCCTGCTGAAGGAGATAATGGCTCTACTAGAAACAAACAATCACAGCGAGATCAACATTCTCCCATCAACCCCCAAAGCACTCAAGATGAG GACCCAGACCTGTATCAGGCACCCCTGTATGACCCCAGGCACTTTGGCAAT CCTCAGTCATCCTCTTCCAAAGAGACGAGTGTGGATTCTCCTGCTGAAGGAGATAATGGCTCTACTAGAAACAAACAATCACAGCGAGATCAACATTCTCCCATCAACCCCCAAAGCACTCAAGATGAG GACCTGAATCAGGCAAAGGACGAGACAGAGGAAAAGCAGACCACTGGAGCTCTAGATGAGGCTACAGTCTATGTCAGTGTGGAGTGGCCTTGGAAAGCAACATTGTCATGGAAGTCTACACTTCAAAAAAGTCTCCAGTCGTGGTTTAATAATAACTTTAAAAAAACAGAATGCACCGTGGGAAGGGTGAACGGAAACGTAGCAGAAGTCAAGATACATCCCCCATCAG TCGTTGAGGACCTTCTGAAGCAGAAGGAAACACAGGTGACCTTCAAAGACAAGGCCAAGACATCAGCCACTGTGCGGTTTCACAGGGCAATACCACCAGCATTTATTAAACTCTGGAATCAATCAAACTGTAAACCCAGCTCAATGGAAGTCTTGCCTCCAACATCCGCACACATGCCACAGGAT GTCAAACTCCCAATAACTGTAAGTGCTAGCATTGACATCGGTGGCTACAAACCTGAAGTACGGGCTGCCCTTCTCCGTCATTACCACACCACCGATCACAAGTTGGCTGTAAAAGGGAGCTTTGATGAAGTGAaccagatctacagagagttgACCAAGATCGTCAGGGAGACGGAAACCGAGCCAGAAGCGGATTGGAACGATAATGCAGAAGCGGCACAAAGCATGACTCACAATGGAATGAAGACCCATGAAGACCCTGGGCAGAAGGAAATTGGCTTTCCAGTCCCACTGATCCAGTTTGTGTACTTGAATCAGGCCTACCGGAAGGAGATGGAGGACATAGAGAAAAGAAATGGAGTCAAAATCAGTGCAGAAGTGAAGTTGTCCATCAAAGAGGACACACAGAAAACAGGCAGAGATTTTATGCTGACCAAAGCCCACCAGGAGTTCAGTGACTTCTTCCAGAAGCGTGTAGTTGATTTGGACAGCATTTCCACCCATCTGACACCTGGGGATCCAGGAGACCTCATGAatatgctgaaaaacatccagaaTGAGGAGACCAGGCTGGTACTAAATGTGTCTGCCAatggctgtgttgtgtttgggCCGGCTCAGAACATCATGGCAGTCAATAAGGCTTTTGGGATGAAGACTACAGTAATGACATTTGGAATGGATCACAGCTCCACAGAGGAAGCATCTGGATTTGCTGGAGGACCTGTTTCGAGATCTCCAAAAACACCACGGATGATTGGGATGGACATCAAAGATCCACTTTTGTTACATGGGCTGGCCATGGACCAGACTCACTGGGATCTGATGAAATCTGCCTTTCATGAGAAAATAACAGCAATCAAAAATACATTTGGAGTGGATTTCATGGAGGAAAAGTCTCCAGGCAAGGTAAAAATTAAAACCAGACCTACAACATCACCGGcagtctctctggaaagcaacgcCATCAGAGCTCTCATGCACCTCTACCAGAAGGTTGCGACATCAGCGATGAGCTTCCACCTTCTGGACACTACCCATGCAAAGACTGTGGGGGACAAGCTGGAGGAGATCCATCCTCGACACCGCTGTGTCTGGGCAGGAGAAAACTATGGTCCCTGGAGGCTGATTGGCCTACCGCAACATTTGGGCCCTGCTGTCAAAGAGCTAGAGATGATGCTGAAAAGGCCTATGTTTAAAGAAGACAAGCACAAGATTGAGTTTCCTGGAGACAGATCCAGCACTGGAGCAGCCACGGGGGGAGCAGTCAGAGATGGAGGAGCAACAGGAGGGCCTGAAGATGATAATTGCCCCATATGCATGGACAGATTTATCAACAAGATGAAGTTGTCCTGCAGCCATGAGTTTTGTACAGATTGTCTGGAGAAGGCAGTGGAATTCTCAGGCCCCAGCTGTCCTTTGTGTAAGGATGTGTTTGGAAAGGTGGAGGGAGACCAGCCTGAGGGAACAATGAAAGTGTCACATGACCGTTACCGCAGCATACCTGGATACCATGGCTATGGCGTGATAGTTATCGACTATGTCATACCAAGTGGAAAACAGACG AAGAAACATTCCAACCCTGGAAAAGGGTTCATTGGGGCCCATAGAACAGCTTATCTCCCTGACAACCAGGAGGGCAACGAAGTGCTGAAGTTACTGATGAGAGCTTTCGACCAGAAGCTGATTTTCACAGTTGGGACCTCCAGAACCACTGGGACAGATGACTGTGTGACATGGAACGACATTCACCACAAGACCAACATCGATGGAGGGGCACAAGG TTTTGGTTACCCTGACCCTGACTACCTGAGCAGAGTGAAGAATGAGCTGAAAGCCAAAGGCATTGAATGA
- the LOC106565470 gene encoding E3 ubiquitin-protein ligase DTX3L isoform X6: MSDVEDMDTSTTEMDRNNEVSGPEQQRTPYPSQIQIHVPTGTSSGPATVIQSQPQRSSVSQSAFTYKAEISEDVSEEDASSSARDTADRYSGTSGGGTPSATCVNIPSSDNDPDLYQADNDFKPQSSSSKETSVDSPAEGDNGSTRNKQSQRDQHSPINPQSTQDEDPDLYQAPLYDPRHFGNPQSSSSKETSVDSPAEGDNGSTRNKQSQRDQHSPINPQSTQDEDLNQAKDETEEKQTTGALDEATVYVSVEWPWKATLSWKSTLQKSLQSWFNNNFKKTECTVGRVNGNVAEVKIHPPSVVEDLLKQKETQVTFKDKAKTSATVRFHRAIPPAFIKLWNQSNCKPSSMEVLPPTSAHMPQDVKLPITVSASIDIGGYKPEVRAALLRHYHTTDHKLAVKGSFDEVNQIYRELTKIVRETETEPEADWNDNAEAAQSMTHNGMKTHEDPGQKEIGFPVPLIQFVYLNQAYRKEMEDIEKRNGVKISAEVKLSIKEDTQKTGRDFMLTKAHQEFSDFFQKRVVDLDSISTHLTPGDPGDLMNMLKNIQNEETRLVLNVSANGCVVFGPAQNIMAVNKAFGMKTTVMTFGMDHSSTEEASGFAGGPVSRSPKTPRMIGMDIKDPLLLHGLAMDQTHWDLMKSAFHEKITAIKNTFGVDFMEEKSPGKVKIKTRPTTSPAVSLESNAIRALMHLYQKVATSAMSFHLLDTTHAKTVGDKLEEIHPRHRCVWAGENYGPWRLIGLPQHLGPAVKELEMMLKRPMFKEDKHKIEFPGDRSSTGAATGGAVRDGGATGGPEDDNCPICMDRFINKMKLSCSHEFCTDCLEKAVEFSGPSCPLCKDVFGKVEGDQPEGTMKVSHDRYRSIPGYHGYGVIVIDYVIPSGKQTKKHSNPGKGFIGAHRTAYLPDNQEGNEVLKLLMRAFDQKLIFTVGTSRTTGTDDCVTWNDIHHKTNIDGGAQGFGYPDPDYLSRVKNELKAKGIE; the protein is encoded by the exons GCAGAAATATCCGAGGACGTGTCTGAAGAAGACGCAAGTTCATCAGCCCGAGATACTGCCGATCGGTACTCTGGGACTTCTGGAGGAGGGACACCTTCAGCAACCTGTGTTAATATCCCAAGCTCTGATAAT GACCCAGACCTGTATCAAGCGGATAATGACTTTAAG CCTCAGTCATCCTCTTCCAAAGAGACGAGTGTGGATTCTCCTGCTGAAGGAGATAATGGCTCTACTAGAAACAAACAATCACAGCGAGATCAACATTCTCCCATCAACCCCCAAAGCACTCAAGATGAG GACCCAGACCTGTATCAGGCACCCCTGTATGACCCCAGGCACTTTGGCAAT CCTCAGTCATCCTCTTCCAAAGAGACGAGTGTGGATTCTCCTGCTGAAGGAGATAATGGCTCTACTAGAAACAAACAATCACAGCGAGATCAACATTCTCCCATCAACCCCCAAAGCACTCAAGATGAG GACCTGAATCAGGCAAAGGACGAGACAGAGGAAAAGCAGACCACTGGAGCTCTAGATGAGGCTACAGTCTATGTCAGTGTGGAGTGGCCTTGGAAAGCAACATTGTCATGGAAGTCTACACTTCAAAAAAGTCTCCAGTCGTGGTTTAATAATAACTTTAAAAAAACAGAATGCACCGTGGGAAGGGTGAACGGAAACGTAGCAGAAGTCAAGATACATCCCCCATCAG TCGTTGAGGACCTTCTGAAGCAGAAGGAAACACAGGTGACCTTCAAAGACAAGGCCAAGACATCAGCCACTGTGCGGTTTCACAGGGCAATACCACCAGCATTTATTAAACTCTGGAATCAATCAAACTGTAAACCCAGCTCAATGGAAGTCTTGCCTCCAACATCCGCACACATGCCACAGGAT GTCAAACTCCCAATAACTGTAAGTGCTAGCATTGACATCGGTGGCTACAAACCTGAAGTACGGGCTGCCCTTCTCCGTCATTACCACACCACCGATCACAAGTTGGCTGTAAAAGGGAGCTTTGATGAAGTGAaccagatctacagagagttgACCAAGATCGTCAGGGAGACGGAAACCGAGCCAGAAGCGGATTGGAACGATAATGCAGAAGCGGCACAAAGCATGACTCACAATGGAATGAAGACCCATGAAGACCCTGGGCAGAAGGAAATTGGCTTTCCAGTCCCACTGATCCAGTTTGTGTACTTGAATCAGGCCTACCGGAAGGAGATGGAGGACATAGAGAAAAGAAATGGAGTCAAAATCAGTGCAGAAGTGAAGTTGTCCATCAAAGAGGACACACAGAAAACAGGCAGAGATTTTATGCTGACCAAAGCCCACCAGGAGTTCAGTGACTTCTTCCAGAAGCGTGTAGTTGATTTGGACAGCATTTCCACCCATCTGACACCTGGGGATCCAGGAGACCTCATGAatatgctgaaaaacatccagaaTGAGGAGACCAGGCTGGTACTAAATGTGTCTGCCAatggctgtgttgtgtttgggCCGGCTCAGAACATCATGGCAGTCAATAAGGCTTTTGGGATGAAGACTACAGTAATGACATTTGGAATGGATCACAGCTCCACAGAGGAAGCATCTGGATTTGCTGGAGGACCTGTTTCGAGATCTCCAAAAACACCACGGATGATTGGGATGGACATCAAAGATCCACTTTTGTTACATGGGCTGGCCATGGACCAGACTCACTGGGATCTGATGAAATCTGCCTTTCATGAGAAAATAACAGCAATCAAAAATACATTTGGAGTGGATTTCATGGAGGAAAAGTCTCCAGGCAAGGTAAAAATTAAAACCAGACCTACAACATCACCGGcagtctctctggaaagcaacgcCATCAGAGCTCTCATGCACCTCTACCAGAAGGTTGCGACATCAGCGATGAGCTTCCACCTTCTGGACACTACCCATGCAAAGACTGTGGGGGACAAGCTGGAGGAGATCCATCCTCGACACCGCTGTGTCTGGGCAGGAGAAAACTATGGTCCCTGGAGGCTGATTGGCCTACCGCAACATTTGGGCCCTGCTGTCAAAGAGCTAGAGATGATGCTGAAAAGGCCTATGTTTAAAGAAGACAAGCACAAGATTGAGTTTCCTGGAGACAGATCCAGCACTGGAGCAGCCACGGGGGGAGCAGTCAGAGATGGAGGAGCAACAGGAGGGCCTGAAGATGATAATTGCCCCATATGCATGGACAGATTTATCAACAAGATGAAGTTGTCCTGCAGCCATGAGTTTTGTACAGATTGTCTGGAGAAGGCAGTGGAATTCTCAGGCCCCAGCTGTCCTTTGTGTAAGGATGTGTTTGGAAAGGTGGAGGGAGACCAGCCTGAGGGAACAATGAAAGTGTCACATGACCGTTACCGCAGCATACCTGGATACCATGGCTATGGCGTGATAGTTATCGACTATGTCATACCAAGTGGAAAACAGACG AAGAAACATTCCAACCCTGGAAAAGGGTTCATTGGGGCCCATAGAACAGCTTATCTCCCTGACAACCAGGAGGGCAACGAAGTGCTGAAGTTACTGATGAGAGCTTTCGACCAGAAGCTGATTTTCACAGTTGGGACCTCCAGAACCACTGGGACAGATGACTGTGTGACATGGAACGACATTCACCACAAGACCAACATCGATGGAGGGGCACAAGG TTTTGGTTACCCTGACCCTGACTACCTGAGCAGAGTGAAGAATGAGCTGAAAGCCAAAGGCATTGAATGA